The following are encoded together in the Pseudoalteromonas shioyasakiensis genome:
- a CDS encoding peptidylprolyl isomerase — protein MKLSLLTLCFGVALAAPIAAKETSQKRSAGEIIKTASSSEWRAVSAENVIKLTLPTGAAYIELNDKLAPIHANNMRQLAKEGFYQGLSVYRFVEGFVAQGGDASESKPVKNAKKGLPAEFYLSTETPLTITELKGPDGYATKTGFLNGFAVAQNQSQTETWQVHCPGIFAMARGNDINSGGTEFYVTIGNSQRYLDRNITVFGRVLEGMEHFNLLQRKATEGQVFNPITDMQVLADIKDTDNSEFRVMKTDSNAFKDLIEARKNRVEAWFVESPDHIDVCAMPIPTERIMPTRNNT, from the coding sequence ATGAAATTAAGTCTATTAACTCTGTGCTTTGGCGTAGCATTAGCTGCACCAATTGCTGCAAAAGAAACAAGCCAAAAACGTTCTGCTGGTGAAATCATTAAAACCGCAAGTAGCAGTGAGTGGCGAGCAGTCAGTGCCGAGAACGTCATTAAATTAACCTTACCTACGGGTGCTGCTTATATTGAACTAAACGATAAACTAGCGCCCATTCATGCAAATAACATGCGACAGCTTGCCAAAGAAGGGTTTTATCAAGGCCTCAGTGTGTATCGTTTTGTTGAAGGGTTTGTCGCGCAGGGCGGGGATGCCAGCGAAAGTAAGCCCGTTAAAAATGCCAAAAAAGGGTTACCTGCTGAGTTTTATCTAAGCACTGAGACTCCTTTAACGATTACAGAGCTTAAAGGGCCTGATGGCTATGCCACTAAAACGGGCTTTTTAAATGGCTTTGCTGTGGCACAAAACCAAAGCCAAACCGAAACATGGCAAGTTCATTGCCCAGGAATTTTTGCCATGGCACGCGGGAATGATATCAATTCCGGTGGTACCGAATTTTATGTCACCATCGGCAATAGCCAGCGCTATTTAGATCGTAACATCACCGTGTTTGGTCGTGTTTTAGAAGGCATGGAGCATTTTAATCTATTGCAGCGTAAAGCCACTGAAGGTCAGGTATTTAATCCCATCACAGATATGCAAGTTTTAGCTGATATTAAAGACACTGATAATAGTGAGTTTCGGGTGATGAAAACAGACTCAAATGCGTTTAAAGACCTCATCGAAGCGCGTAAAAATCGAGTGGAGGCGTGGTTTGTCGAAAGCCCTGATCACATCGATGTTTGTGCAATGCCAATTCCAACTGAACGGATTATGCCAACTCGCAATAATACTTAA
- the tamB gene encoding autotransporter assembly complex protein TamB: MKMLKKITKVLSITLASLLVIVFCLLFTAPGNHFIAYTANKLVDGLKINLPSGRFLYNDAFDVHFENQGIKLDAKQLKIDLFWWRCDGICLDNLSAQSIDLSIKSQAVSTEQSTEAEPEVEQAGQISLPMKVAVKRVAINRFNLVHPSADVTVNKLNLSGRGEASDITVDTLTIADVVVMLHEAKEQPKSTPLTELPALPSLDITLPINVELKQFQISKVAVTPYGAEEAQLVENIELVASAKGSDINLEKLAASYQQWQLHSNLMAELSGENTIEGAVYVKSTKHQAKLSLSGPLEDLKLDLVTQGTYPAELKGAVNLQQTNYPFDLMGQIAKWQIATDTQQLQLSDFDLIAKGHADAYAVDLSLVTQLDALPAMTVKSQLQGSLTNAKLEQLSLNANDSKADINASVDWSNGVKSEFEGVLSHLKAQYLTDALSSDLSGEFNGSFNLRAGEWQLALDNTQLNGSVNEVPVTLLSDFELDSSLHASFKKLEVKSGKNEIALSGQVDDVWRVDGKLRLDASGQDILPMQGKGFADLSLRGERLAPTVDLNLVLNTLSYQDIQVDGLTLKGQFDYAADWQTDVSLVLDSASISEHKINQIELDASGDKTDHHLTFLLDAAQGKASFDVDGKFNKETWQGALSQILVTDNQVRFGTNKPVNIQLNTKTFDFNVGAHCWQSDNSKLCFETLQQTKQLGQLNAQLAALSIAEFKHFLPDNLKVTGDANGEFVANWNNGALKTIRANIKTQQLEASLIDDANVYKLPIEVLDISAMSDEQTGKLNATVDSSVLGKVTSELHIDDIQNQQTLAGDLVIEKIELTNLRPFIASLEQLTGDIKGRLAIAGTLKEPLLNGDFDVEKINLEGATLPVSLQNSYVNIAFNNQSAKLTGELKDTEGGALNLSGGVDWQQDLPDVNVKLNGKEFFVRAQQDVTFKVSPDLTMSLKNNAFNLDGQVVVPWGRIAIEELPEGAVQVSDDEVIVDIEQQQSEKVPFDYAINLKVLVENDVRVDSFGLQSKVEGDINISMDQVTPMIATGELNLVQGTYRAFGQDLQIRTGQVGFSGSIDKPYLNIKAIRNPDNTSNGVIAGITLTGNVEQPSLKVFSEPAMDQAQALAYLLNGQPLDEGDSSTDAMLTQLLLAQGVNRSEGVVSKIGESFGLSDVSLSSSGSGDDTKVEISGYVTPGIQVKYSVGIFDSLSEVAVRYQLLSQLYIEVTSGLYQNVDILYKFDWD, encoded by the coding sequence ATGAAGATGTTAAAAAAGATAACCAAGGTTCTATCAATCACGTTGGCAAGTTTGCTAGTTATTGTGTTTTGCTTGCTATTCACCGCACCCGGTAATCATTTTATTGCATACACAGCGAATAAGTTAGTTGATGGCTTAAAAATCAACCTACCATCTGGGCGTTTTTTATATAACGATGCGTTTGATGTTCACTTTGAAAATCAAGGCATCAAGCTTGATGCAAAGCAGCTAAAAATTGATTTATTCTGGTGGCGTTGTGATGGTATTTGCTTGGATAATTTAAGCGCCCAGTCGATTGATCTAAGCATTAAAAGCCAAGCTGTATCAACTGAGCAGAGCACTGAAGCAGAGCCTGAAGTTGAACAAGCTGGTCAAATCAGCTTACCTATGAAAGTTGCAGTTAAGCGTGTTGCAATTAATCGCTTTAATCTTGTGCATCCGAGTGCCGATGTAACAGTCAACAAATTAAATTTAAGTGGTCGCGGCGAAGCATCGGATATTACAGTGGATACACTAACCATTGCTGATGTTGTTGTGATGCTGCACGAAGCAAAAGAGCAGCCTAAATCAACGCCATTAACAGAGCTGCCAGCATTACCATCACTCGATATTACACTACCGATTAATGTTGAGTTAAAGCAATTTCAAATCAGTAAAGTTGCCGTTACCCCTTATGGTGCTGAAGAGGCTCAGCTTGTAGAAAATATCGAATTAGTTGCGTCTGCAAAGGGGAGCGATATTAATCTTGAAAAGCTTGCTGCAAGTTATCAGCAATGGCAATTGCACTCTAATTTAATGGCAGAGCTTTCTGGTGAAAATACAATTGAGGGAGCAGTGTATGTAAAAAGCACTAAGCATCAAGCTAAGTTATCGCTTTCAGGCCCGCTTGAGGATTTAAAGTTAGATTTAGTAACGCAAGGAACATACCCAGCAGAGTTAAAAGGGGCTGTGAACCTACAACAAACAAATTACCCATTTGATTTAATGGGCCAGATAGCAAAGTGGCAAATAGCGACAGATACACAACAGCTGCAATTATCGGACTTTGATTTAATAGCGAAAGGCCATGCCGATGCTTATGCTGTCGATTTGAGCCTTGTCACGCAGTTAGACGCATTACCTGCAATGACTGTGAAATCGCAATTACAAGGTAGTTTAACAAACGCAAAACTTGAACAGTTAAGCCTCAATGCAAATGACAGTAAAGCAGACATTAACGCATCAGTTGATTGGTCGAATGGGGTAAAAAGCGAATTTGAAGGAGTTTTAAGCCACTTAAAAGCCCAATACTTAACGGATGCACTAAGCAGTGATTTATCTGGTGAATTTAATGGTTCATTTAACTTACGCGCAGGTGAGTGGCAGCTTGCCTTAGATAACACACAATTAAATGGTTCAGTTAATGAAGTGCCAGTGACCTTGTTGTCGGATTTTGAACTTGATAGCAGCCTGCATGCGAGTTTTAAAAAACTTGAAGTGAAAAGCGGTAAAAATGAAATTGCGCTATCGGGACAGGTTGATGATGTATGGCGTGTCGACGGTAAATTGCGCTTAGATGCAAGTGGTCAAGATATCTTGCCTATGCAAGGCAAGGGCTTTGCAGATTTGAGCTTACGTGGTGAGCGTCTTGCGCCAACGGTTGATTTAAATCTAGTTCTTAATACATTGAGCTATCAAGATATTCAGGTTGATGGTTTAACATTAAAAGGGCAATTTGATTACGCTGCAGACTGGCAAACGGATGTGTCATTGGTGCTTGATTCTGCATCTATTAGCGAACACAAAATTAATCAAATAGAGTTAGACGCCAGTGGCGATAAAACAGATCACCATTTAACTTTTTTACTCGATGCAGCTCAAGGCAAGGCATCATTTGATGTAGACGGTAAATTTAATAAAGAAACCTGGCAAGGTGCGCTGAGCCAAATTCTTGTTACCGATAATCAGGTGCGCTTTGGCACTAATAAACCGGTAAATATTCAACTAAATACCAAAACCTTTGACTTTAATGTAGGCGCGCACTGCTGGCAAAGTGATAACTCAAAACTATGCTTTGAGACCTTGCAGCAAACTAAGCAACTAGGCCAGTTAAATGCACAGCTTGCAGCGCTATCTATTGCTGAATTTAAACACTTCTTACCCGATAACTTGAAAGTAACAGGCGATGCAAACGGAGAGTTTGTTGCTAATTGGAATAATGGTGCACTAAAAACCATTCGTGCCAATATCAAAACTCAGCAGCTTGAAGCATCTTTAATTGATGACGCAAATGTTTATAAATTACCGATAGAGGTTTTAGATATCTCGGCAATGAGTGATGAGCAAACGGGTAAACTTAATGCCACAGTTGATTCATCTGTATTAGGTAAAGTGACGTCAGAGCTCCACATTGATGATATTCAAAATCAACAAACCTTAGCGGGCGATTTGGTTATTGAGAAAATTGAGTTAACAAACCTACGCCCCTTTATTGCTTCACTTGAGCAATTAACAGGCGACATAAAAGGCCGGTTAGCAATCGCAGGTACTTTAAAAGAGCCATTACTTAATGGGGATTTTGATGTCGAAAAAATCAATCTAGAAGGGGCAACCTTGCCGGTATCGCTGCAAAATTCTTATGTGAACATTGCCTTTAATAACCAGAGTGCAAAGCTCACTGGCGAGCTCAAAGATACCGAAGGGGGCGCGCTTAATTTATCTGGCGGTGTTGATTGGCAGCAAGATTTACCTGACGTTAACGTGAAGTTAAATGGTAAAGAGTTCTTTGTGCGTGCCCAGCAAGATGTCACCTTTAAAGTGTCGCCAGATTTAACTATGTCGTTAAAAAATAATGCGTTTAATCTTGATGGCCAAGTTGTAGTGCCATGGGGACGTATTGCCATTGAAGAGCTACCAGAAGGTGCTGTGCAAGTCAGCGATGATGAAGTGATTGTTGATATTGAGCAGCAACAGTCAGAAAAAGTCCCTTTTGACTATGCCATAAATCTAAAGGTGTTGGTTGAGAATGATGTGCGCGTTGATTCGTTTGGCTTACAATCGAAAGTTGAAGGCGACATAAACATCAGCATGGACCAAGTTACACCTATGATAGCAACGGGTGAATTGAACCTTGTTCAAGGTACCTATCGTGCCTTTGGGCAAGACTTGCAAATTCGCACCGGTCAGGTGGGCTTTAGTGGCTCTATTGATAAACCGTACTTGAACATTAAGGCAATTCGTAATCCGGATAATACATCTAATGGCGTGATTGCAGGTATTACGTTAACGGGTAATGTTGAACAACCTTCATTAAAAGTATTCTCAGAGCCTGCGATGGACCAAGCCCAAGCATTGGCTTATTTATTAAACGGGCAACCTCTTGATGAAGGAGATAGTTCAACCGATGCGATGCTCACCCAATTACTACTTGCCCAAGGTGTAAATCGCAGTGAAGGTGTGGTATCTAAAATCGGTGAAAGCTTTGGTTTGTCTGATGTCAGCTTAAGTTCAAGCGGCAGCGGGGATGACACTAAAGTTGAAATATCTGGCTACGTTACACCGGGTATTCAAGTAAAATACAGTGTTGGTATTTTTGATTCATTAAGTGAAGTGGCAGTTCGTTATCAATTGTTGTCGCAATTGTACATCGAGGTCACCAGCGGCCTTTATCAAAATGTTGATATTCTTTATAAATTTGATTGGGACTAA
- a CDS encoding autotransporter assembly complex protein TamA, with amino-acid sequence MLICFSYSQHAISASTVIKDYKIQGISDELEKNVELYIKQLVDEKTSKALRRHAKSQVEMSLKALGYYKPTIKISFDNAQQLLIVDVERGPVTRIADINVTITGDGKDDAEFMSAVNSIKIKQGDFLNHGKYEAARKRIESQLLDLGYFDAKWHEHKLAVSLKNNSAKVIFNVDTGPRYQFGDITIGSETPAEKYIRSLAEFKQGQPYKATEISDYNLALSSTPYFASVRVYADIAKRKNNQVPVNVDVLHKPANSYEVGGGYSTDLGPKVRFKWTKPWITEDGHYLESNLNVSERQQDISLGYTVPVDDPNDDLWRFSVGYKLEDELTNDLYSRIFTGQLQRQWLTDDDWVRTAFLRRDYETYRIGDEEQSAKMLMPGISYAKKDTEGGTTPYEGYQWMMSVEFGLKDMMSSTNILRLQLQNAWLTTFADRHMLFLRANLGAMLVDNINDVPLSLRFYAGGDQSVRGFAYESISPEDDEGRLIGGKYLMSGTVEYNYQFAEHWRAALFVDSGTATNDFSDRVEVGAGFGFRYLTPVGPVRIDHAWGLTKESKSTRLSITIGPEI; translated from the coding sequence TTGCTTATCTGCTTTTCATACAGCCAGCACGCGATTAGCGCCTCAACTGTTATCAAAGATTATAAAATTCAAGGGATCAGTGATGAGCTCGAAAAAAACGTAGAGCTTTACATTAAGCAACTGGTCGATGAAAAAACTTCCAAGGCGTTAAGGCGTCACGCAAAAAGCCAGGTTGAAATGAGTTTAAAAGCGCTTGGTTATTATAAGCCGACAATCAAAATTAGTTTCGATAATGCACAACAGCTTTTAATTGTCGATGTTGAACGTGGTCCTGTTACCCGAATTGCAGATATAAACGTCACTATCACAGGCGACGGTAAAGATGACGCTGAATTCATGTCTGCCGTTAACAGTATCAAAATCAAACAAGGTGACTTTTTAAATCACGGTAAATATGAGGCCGCAAGAAAACGTATTGAAAGCCAACTATTAGACTTAGGTTATTTTGATGCAAAATGGCATGAGCATAAATTGGCAGTTTCGCTAAAAAATAATAGCGCAAAAGTCATTTTTAATGTCGATACTGGACCCCGTTATCAGTTTGGTGACATCACCATTGGTAGTGAGACCCCAGCCGAAAAATACATTCGTTCGCTGGCTGAATTTAAACAAGGTCAGCCTTATAAAGCGACCGAGATTTCTGATTACAACTTAGCACTGTCGAGTACCCCTTACTTTGCCAGTGTTCGTGTGTATGCAGATATTGCAAAACGTAAGAATAACCAAGTGCCTGTGAATGTTGATGTGTTACATAAGCCTGCCAATAGTTATGAAGTGGGTGGCGGTTATAGCACTGACCTTGGACCAAAAGTCCGTTTTAAATGGACGAAGCCTTGGATCACCGAAGATGGCCACTATTTAGAAAGTAACCTCAATGTGTCTGAGCGCCAGCAAGATATTTCACTTGGCTACACGGTACCAGTTGACGACCCTAATGATGATCTTTGGCGCTTTTCTGTAGGTTACAAACTCGAAGATGAATTAACCAATGATTTATACAGCCGTATATTCACGGGGCAGCTTCAGCGGCAGTGGCTCACTGATGACGATTGGGTACGTACTGCTTTTTTAAGACGTGATTACGAGACCTATCGAATAGGGGATGAAGAACAAAGCGCAAAAATGCTGATGCCTGGTATTAGTTATGCCAAAAAAGACACCGAGGGGGGTACAACGCCTTATGAAGGCTATCAATGGATGATGTCAGTAGAGTTTGGTTTAAAAGATATGATGTCTTCAACCAATATTTTGCGCTTACAACTGCAAAATGCCTGGTTAACTACTTTTGCAGATCGCCATATGCTTTTCTTAAGAGCCAACCTAGGTGCCATGCTCGTCGATAATATAAATGATGTGCCGTTATCACTGCGTTTTTATGCCGGTGGTGATCAGAGCGTGCGTGGTTTTGCCTATGAATCTATTTCGCCTGAAGATGATGAAGGGCGCTTAATTGGTGGTAAATATTTAATGAGTGGCACCGTTGAATATAACTATCAATTTGCTGAGCATTGGCGCGCAGCTTTATTTGTCGATAGTGGTACTGCGACTAATGATTTTAGTGATCGCGTCGAAGTCGGTGCCGGTTTTGGTTTTCGGTATTTAACGCCGGTTGGCCCGGTGCGTATCGACCATGCTTGGGGTTTAACAAAAGAAAGTAAAAGTACCCGATTAAGTATTACCATAGGGCCTGAAATCTAA
- a CDS encoding ribonuclease E inhibitor RraB encodes MHFPDDENGQLLAEIADAGVDLTSMQTIDFYILFEQKPEAEKFAEAITSDELAPSTELTKCPDTGVWEVITRVKMVPDHTLLSQTEQYLESIANGHNGYGDGWGLMAEEE; translated from the coding sequence ATGCACTTCCCTGATGACGAAAACGGTCAATTATTAGCTGAAATTGCTGACGCTGGTGTCGATTTAACCAGTATGCAAACTATCGATTTCTATATTCTTTTTGAACAAAAGCCTGAAGCAGAAAAATTTGCTGAAGCGATTACAAGTGATGAACTTGCCCCTTCAACAGAGTTAACTAAATGCCCAGATACAGGGGTGTGGGAAGTAATTACTCGTGTGAAGATGGTGCCTGATCACACCTTACTTAGCCAAACTGAACAATACTTAGAAAGCATTGCTAATGGCCATAATGGTTATGGCGATGGCTGGGGGTTGATGGCTGAAGAAGAATAA
- a CDS encoding DEAD/DEAH box helicase gives MKYVLRPYQQEAVARTVAHFRQTDDAALIVLPTGAGKSLVIAELARIAKQKILVLAHVKELVEQNAEKYMSFGFKASIFSAGLKQKSLTEQVTFASVQSLARNTEKLTDAYSLLIIDECHRVSGDEQSQYGQVIASLQKQNPNLKVLGLTATPFRMGMGWVYHHHYHGFVRGDKDAPFKKCIFELPLRYMIKNGYLTPPHEVDAAISHYDFSSLPSDSFGRYSIENMNALLKDNTRATKAIINQVIEYSEQRHGVMIFAATVMHAKEITSYLPEDSTALITGDTDNNERDRIINQFKAKKIKYLVNVSVLTTGFDAPHVDYIAILRPTESLSLYQQIVGRGLRLSEGKKDCLVIDYAGNGFDLFYPEVGSKKAQSDNEPVQVLCPGCGFANIFWGKTDSEGKVIEHFGRRCQGLLDDGEEQVQCDYRFRFKECEQCGEQNDIAARQCQSCGAMMADPDDKLREALNLKDALVLRCSGLSAQVLAKGLLKISYYDEDGASCDEVFNLANDTGRFIFNKQFGKRAAPGFTPMDWQSAEQVVNLQQQLLAPDFVIARKNKKYGWKVAEKLFDYQGNFRKANQLN, from the coding sequence ATGAAGTACGTACTCAGACCCTACCAACAAGAGGCCGTAGCACGCACGGTTGCTCACTTTCGACAAACTGACGACGCTGCGCTGATTGTTTTACCAACAGGGGCAGGAAAAAGCCTTGTTATTGCTGAACTTGCACGTATTGCCAAACAAAAAATTCTGGTGCTTGCACATGTTAAAGAATTGGTAGAGCAAAACGCCGAGAAATATATGAGCTTTGGTTTTAAGGCGAGTATCTTTTCTGCAGGGTTAAAACAAAAGTCTTTAACAGAGCAAGTCACTTTTGCGAGTGTGCAATCACTGGCACGCAATACAGAAAAGCTCACCGATGCTTATTCTTTGTTGATCATTGATGAATGCCACCGTGTAAGTGGTGATGAACAGAGCCAATACGGGCAGGTGATAGCAAGCCTTCAAAAACAAAACCCCAATCTTAAAGTACTTGGCTTAACCGCAACACCATTTCGTATGGGGATGGGCTGGGTTTATCATCATCACTATCATGGTTTTGTTAGAGGTGATAAAGATGCACCGTTTAAGAAGTGTATTTTTGAGTTACCACTGCGCTATATGATTAAGAACGGCTATTTAACGCCGCCCCATGAAGTCGATGCTGCCATTAGCCATTATGACTTTTCATCATTACCGAGTGATTCATTTGGTCGGTATAGCATTGAGAATATGAATGCATTATTGAAAGATAATACACGCGCAACAAAAGCCATTATCAATCAAGTTATAGAATACAGTGAACAGCGTCATGGCGTGATGATCTTCGCAGCAACCGTTATGCATGCCAAAGAAATTACCAGTTACTTACCTGAAGATAGTACGGCACTTATCACCGGTGATACTGATAATAACGAACGTGATCGGATTATTAATCAATTTAAAGCAAAAAAAATAAAGTATTTAGTTAATGTATCTGTACTCACGACGGGTTTTGATGCACCTCACGTTGATTACATTGCGATTTTACGGCCCACCGAGTCGCTCAGTTTATACCAACAGATTGTCGGTCGAGGCCTTCGTTTAAGCGAAGGGAAAAAAGACTGCTTAGTTATTGATTATGCTGGTAACGGCTTTGATTTGTTCTACCCAGAGGTCGGCAGTAAAAAAGCGCAAAGTGATAATGAGCCTGTTCAAGTGCTGTGTCCAGGCTGTGGATTTGCGAATATTTTTTGGGGTAAAACAGACAGCGAGGGCAAAGTGATTGAGCATTTTGGCAGACGTTGCCAAGGTTTGCTGGACGATGGTGAAGAACAAGTACAGTGCGATTATCGTTTTCGGTTTAAAGAATGTGAGCAGTGTGGTGAACAAAATGATATTGCTGCAAGGCAGTGTCAGTCCTGTGGTGCCATGATGGCAGACCCTGATGATAAACTACGAGAAGCACTAAATTTAAAAGATGCCTTGGTATTAAGGTGTAGTGGTTTGTCAGCTCAGGTGCTCGCAAAAGGTTTACTTAAAATTAGCTATTATGATGAAGATGGAGCCAGTTGTGATGAGGTATTTAACTTAGCAAATGATACAGGGAGATTTATTTTTAATAAGCAGTTTGGTAAGCGAGCAGCACCTGGTTTTACCCCAATGGATTGGCAAAGCGCGGAACAGGTTGTCAATTTACAACAGCAACTACTTGCACCCGATTTTGTGATTGCGCGTAAAAATAAGAAATACGGTTGGAAAGTGGCAGAAAAGCTATTTGATTATCAGGGCAATTTTCGTAAGGCGAATCAACTAAATTGA
- a CDS encoding H-NS histone family protein gives MKEIRSFVKSASLSELEKAKQLIDTAIEKYTQQQEAKKEVLDLLKEKGLTLEDLQDVATTDKRTKVKPKYRIEFNGEIVEWTGRGKRPKAFQGVDLTKHLA, from the coding sequence ATGAAAGAAATCCGATCTTTTGTAAAATCTGCGTCATTATCTGAATTAGAAAAAGCAAAACAGCTAATTGACACAGCAATCGAGAAATATACTCAACAGCAAGAAGCTAAAAAAGAAGTACTCGATTTACTAAAAGAAAAAGGACTTACATTAGAAGATCTACAGGATGTAGCAACAACAGATAAACGTACTAAGGTTAAACCAAAGTACCGCATCGAATTCAATGGCGAAATTGTTGAATGGACAGGCCGTGGCAAACGTCCTAAAGCATTCCAAGGTGTCGATTTAACAAAACACCTCGCTTAA